The nucleotide sequence CGTGCGTCCTCAGTACGCGTCCGCTCGCCAGCAGACCGGCGAGGTCGGCCGGGCGCGGGTCGTGCGTGCGAGTGGCGACGGCCCACGCCGACTGCGACGGATTCTCAGCCTGCACGGCGAGGAGCGAACGCACGACGTCCTCCGCGCAGTGGACGGGCGCCGCCAGATGCTGCGAGTGCAGTCGCCAGCGTGCGATGTCGCGATCGGTGAGCACACGACGAGCGTAAACGGGCGGCGTTCCCGGGTCGACAGCCGCGGTCGCGTCCAGACGACGCGGACCAGGCACGTGTTCAGGGCAAGGAGCCCGTCCGTCGCTGCCGCTCGAAGTGCGGTTGGGAGCCCCGGCCGGTGGTGGGTCCGCGTCAGTGCTCTGCGAGCCGCAGACCCGCGCTGGTGAAGTAGCTCACCTCGCCGTCGGCCCCCTCGACGCCGAATACCCACTTGCCGGAAGGCGTCGCTCGCATGTCGATGATGAAGCCGCGTGATCTCGTCGTGAAGACATCGTCACCGGGCTTGAAGGCGGTACGGGTCATGCCTCAGATGGTACGAGCACGGGTCGCCGTGCTGATGCGCTGTCCGACCGCTGAAGCGCCACCTCGATATTGTCGGCCCAGCGATCGTCGACGACCGCCACGACCGCGGAGGTGAGGTCCTCCGCGACAACGCGCTGCGTGACGGCCTGCCGGCGCGGGTCCCATCGGGAGATCTACGGGCAGACGCGCACCCGGCGTCCTTCGAAGCTGACCACGTCGCCGAGTTGCAGCTGCCGTCCGCGCCGGCGATCTACCTCGCCGTTGACGAGCACGTACCCGTCGATGATCGCTTCCTTCACGTTCCCACCCGAGTCGAGGAATCCGGCGAACTTGAGGAACTGTCCGAGGCGAATGGACTCGCCTCCGATCGGGACGTCGTCGATCGATGCCGGGTTCGTCATCCCCGAATGCTAGCCGACGCTCCCGCAGCCGGTCGGGCGAGAATCTTGACGGGATCCCGGCCATCCGTAATAGTTAGGCATATGCCTAACTATTACGCAGAGCTGGACGCGGTGCTCCGCGCTCTCGCGGACCCGACGCGACGCGCGGTCGTCGAGCGACTGGCGAAATCGCCGGCCGTCGTTTCCGATCTGCTGACGCCGTTCTCGATGGCGCTGCCGTCGCTGCTTCAGCACCTTCGGATCCTCGAGGACGCGAGGGTCGTGGCTTCGAGCAAGCAGGGGCGGGTCCGGACCGTGAGCCTGCGCCCCGGGGCGCTCGACGTCCTGCACCTCTGGCTCGGCGAGCAGCGAACTTCAGCGGAACGCCAGGCAGACCGCCTCGGCATCCACCTCGCCCGCACAACCACCCAGGAGATCTGAAATGAGCCGCGTCCGCGTCGATCTGTTCTCGTCGCTCGACGGATACACGTCCGCACCAGAGCCCGACGCCGACAACCCGATGGGTGAGGACTGGGGCCCCTTGACCGCTGCCTACGCGGCGACGCGCACCTTTCGGCGGAAGGTCTTCGGCGACACGAGCGGAGCCGGGACGACCGGGCTCGATGAGTCGTTCGCCGCCGCGTTCTTCGAGGGCGTGGGCGCCGAGATCATGGGCGCCGCGATGTTCGGTCTGCATGCGTTTCCCGATGACCCGGACTGGAAGGGCTGGTGGGGCGACCGGCCGCCATTCGGCTACCCCGTCTACGTGCTCACGCACTCCGCACCGCGGCCGTCGATCCCGATGGCCGGCGGGACGACGTTCGAGTTCCGCGACGGCGCGATCGAGGACGTCCTGGCCGAGGCGCAGGCTTCCGCAGATGGTCTCGACGTGCGGGTCGGCGGCGGCGTGAGCACTGCACGCGAGTTCCTCCGTGCCGGACTCGTCGACGACCTCCACGTCGCGATCGCGCCGATCCTGCTCGCCCGAGGGATCCGCGTGTGGGACGACCTCCGCAGCCTCGAAGCGACTCATGCAGTGCAGACCCAGGTCGCCGAGAGCGGCACGATCCACGTCACCTTCACCCGCGAGGACACATCCCGATGACGATCGACCGCCGCCTCGCCCACTCCGGGTTCACGCTCACCCGCGAGTACCCCGTACCCGTCAGCAGCGTCTGGGAGGCGTTCGCCGACGGGGAGCAGAAGCGCCGCTGGCTCAGCGACGCAGACGCGTACGAGCCCGGCGAGTGGAGGTTCGACTTCCGCGTCGGCGGACGCGACGTCGACGAGGCGAGGTTCCACGGCGGCCCGCACTCGCGGTATGAGGCCGTCTACACCGACATCGTCGAACACGTTCGCATCGTCACGACCTACGACATGTGGCTCGACGGCACCCACATGTCGACGTCGGTGGCGTCGTTCGAGTTCGAGGAGATCACGGGCGGCACCAGGCTCACCCATGTCGAACACGGCGTCTTCTTCGACGAGTTCTGGGCGGACGGCCCGAATCGCGAAGAGGGCACCCGTGGCCTGCTCGAGACCCTCGCCCGTCACCTCGACGAGCATCCGAGCGGCAGGATGCTGCGCCCCTAAAGCCTCCGGGACCTACCAGATGGTGCCGCCGCCGATCGAGATGCCGCCCCACGTGAGCGCGATGAAGATCGCGGCGAAGACGACGGGCGCGATGCCCTTGCCGCTCCGCGCGAGCCCCTTGAGGAGCGCGATCACGGCGAGGATCGCGGCGACGATGGAGAGTGCGCCGCCCAGGATCAGCCCGATGAAAAGCGGTATGGGCATGAGCACCAGGCCGGCCAGCGCGCACCAGAACGCGGCCCAGGCAGTCGGATTGGACTGACGTTCGACGGAGGAGGACATGGCTCCATCTTCGCGTGCCGCGAAATGACACGGGGCGTGCGGCTCACCGGAAACACGAAACCCACGGGGATCCGCACCGGACGACCCGTCCGCATCGGTGCCGGCTCACGGCGAGCAGAACTCGTTCCCCTCGGGATCCTGCATCTGGTGGTAATGCTGGTCCGTGAACCTCTTCGTGACGTGGTGGAGCACCGGACGCGCCATCAGCGTGAGGAGACCGACACCCGCCCACAGGAAGAGCAACAGGATCACCTCCGACGCAATGAGAACCACGAACGCGGCGACGAGGACGAGCGACAGGACGCCCAGCGAGTAGCCCCAGCGAGGAACGATCTGCGCAAGCGCGATGCGCGCGGCATCGCGGGTTCGAAAGCGGAAACCTGCCGTGAGGACGAGCATGTGGCCGGCCCAGACGATGACGAGCGCCGCCAGGAAGAGCACGAAGGGACGCATCGCTGCTCCCCCGTCGACGTCATCGAGATGGATGAGGTTGAACGTCAGTATCGCTAGCAGCAGGCTCACGGGAACAGCCCAGGCGAGCGTCGCGGCGATGTCTCGACGATACGCGCGGAAGAAGTACTTCCCCGGCGCGAGGTCGTTGGAACGGGCCGCCGCGCGAACTGCCGACACCCCGGCAACGAGCGCCGGAGCGATCGGCAGCAGAGCAAGGATGAACAGCGGCAGGTTGGACGGGTCGCGGTCGAGCAACAGGACGGCGCCGATCGTGGGAAGTGTCGCGAGCAGGAGCTGGAGCTCGAGCACCAGCATCCGATACACCGCGGCAGCGGCGCGGGAGAGCGGTCCGCGCCCGATCTCGTCCGCCATGAGTGCCACGCGCGGGTGATGGTCGACGCTCATGTTGCTTCTCCTCCGGAAGGGGATGGCGGGTCGGCCGCACGAAGGCGGCCGACCCGCCGAGTCTCACTCTGCGGACTTGCCGCGGCCGCGCTCCAGCGCCGTGTTGAAAGTGTCGACGAGCTGACTCGCCCCGAGGCTCTCCATCTCGCTGACGTACGCGTCCCAGTCGTCCTCGATCGACCGTTGGCCGGTGATGAACGCCGCGGTCGCAGACTGCACAGCGTCAGAGAGCTGCGTCTGGACAAGCGACGTCTGCTCGAGTTCGATCTCGTCCAGAAGCGGAGCGGGTGCTGTCGGCAGCTGCTCCTTCGTGTCGAGCTGCTCCTCGGTCCACGTGGCGACCTCATCGGTCATCATCGAGAGCACAAGGTCGCGCGAAGACCCGTTGGCGAGCAGGAAGACCCCGTTGCTGTACCCGAAGTCGGCATTCAGCAGCTTGGGCGCCCCCGCGTTGATTGAACTCCAGGCGATGTCGTCGTTGAGCGTGCGCGTGCCGTCGGTCTCGCGGGAGAAGGTCTCGCCTTCGACGCCCCACTGGGCGAACTCGAGCCCTTCGTCGGAGTAGTAGAGCCAGTCGATGAACTGCAGGAGCGCCTTGAAATACGGCTTGTCAGCTGCCTCGCTGCCGATGAGAAGCCCGGAAGTGAAGCGCCCGCTCGCCATATTCGACCCGGCCGGTCCACCCGGCACCGAGATCAGCCGGATGGGAACATCACCCCTGCCCGCATCCGCGAGCTTGGCGCGATATTCGGCGAGCGCCTGGGTGTTCCCCGAGATGGCGGCCGACCGACCGGAGACGAATTTCTGGACCGCCTGGTCGTCGCTCTGCGTGATCTCGGGGTCGAGCACCCCGGCTGCGACCAGGTCCGCGGCGTAGGTGACGACATCCTTGTACTCGTCGGTCGTCCCCGTGAAGACGTAGTCCCCGGCCTCGTTGTCGTACCAGGTGTTCGAGTAGCCCCATCCTGCAGCAGTGCCGTAATTCGGAGCCATGACGCTGAGCAGCGAGCCCAGGGGCTGCGAGTCCGTCCAGCGGTCCGACATCGCGAAGTCGATCTCCGGGTTCGCCTCCTTCACCTTCTCGAGCTGCTCGAGATACTCGTCCCACGTTGCAGGGTCGCCCTCGATCCCGGCCCTCTCCCAGAGGTCCTCGCGGATCACGACCGAGTACTGGACGTCCGGCGCCTCGCGGAGGCCAGGGAGATGGTAGATCTTCCCGTCCGCCTGTCGACGGTTGTCGAGGTCCTCCTCCAGGCCCCAGTCCTCGATCTTCTGCATGAAGTTGGGGAGGTAGTCGAAGTAATCCGACACCGGCAGAAGCGCGCCGCCCGACACGAACTGCGTCTCGCTGCCCGCGTAGGTCGACGAGATGATGTCGGTCGCCTCACCGCTGCCGATGAGCAGGGATTTCTTCTGATCGAAGTCGGCCATCGGGATGTCGGTGCGAGAGAACGTGACGTTCTGGTCGTCCGCGAGGTGCTGGAAGATCGACCAGTCGTCCTTGACGGGATAGTTGGGATGGTCGCGGTACATGATCGAGAAATCGACCGGCTCGGTCGCCTCGAAGGTGACGCCGACGCCGAAGTCCTCCATGGCTCCGACGGAGTGGGCCTCGTCGATGGTCGCTCCGCCGTCAGTCGCGACGGGCTCGTCGGTCGGGCCGTTCGAGCATGCGGCGAGGGCGACCGCGCATATGGCGAGGCCCGCGAAGCCCGCGAGTGCCTTGCGAGTGATGGTCATGATTTTCTCCTGTTCGTGAACGTCGTCGTTCGGGGGGATGGGATTCGAGCGAGGCTCATCGTCAGCCCTTGACAGACCCGAGCATCACGCCCGAGACGAAGTAGCGCTGGATGAAGGGGTAGAGGCAGATGATCGGTAGCACGGTGAGCAGCATCGTGACGGCCTGGATATTGGACGCGATCTGAACGGCCTCGCCGCCAGTCGCCTCGTGTGTTCCGGTCGCAGCGGCGATGAGGTTGCGCAGGTAGACCGTCACAGGGAACTGGGTCTTGTCGTCCATGAACAGGAAGGCACTGAACCAGGAGTTCCAGAGGCTCACCGCGTAGAAGAGCGTCATCGTCGCGATGACCGCCTTGGACAGCGGCAGAACGATGCGGAAGAAGATGCCGTACGTCGACAGCCCGTCGATCGCGGCCGCCTCCTCGAGATCTGTGGGGAAGTTCTCGAAGAACGACTTCATGACGAGGAGGTTGAAGACGCTCAAGGCACCCGGCACGACGATGGCCCAGATGCTGTTGCGCCAGCCGAGATAGCTGGCGATGAGGATGTAGTTCGGAATGAGGCCGCCACCGAAGAACATCGTGAAGACCGCGACGCCGACGAAGAACGTGCGTCCCTTGAGGTAGGGCTTGCTGAGCGCATACGCGTATGTCGTGGTCATCGCCATGGCGATGATCGTCCCGACGATCGTGTAGAGGAACGTGTTCGCGTAGTTCGTCCAGAACAGCTGATCGCTCAGCACGACACGGAAGGTGTCGAGGTTGAACCCGCGCGGGATGAGATTGACCTCGCCGGCGGCGATGTAGCCCTCGGAGGAGAACGCCTTCGCGATCAGATTGACGAACGGGTACAGCGTGACGGCGCAGACCAGCAGAACGCAGATCACGTTGACGGCGCGGAACGCTTGGGTCCCGCGCGATTCCCGAATGACCCCGGCCTCCCTCCGGACGTGGGCGATATCGGGCTTCTGGGGCAGGGATTCGGTCACCATAGGGACGTTCCAACCATTCGACGAGAGAGTGCGTTCGCGCCGAGCACGAGTGCCAGGCCGATGAGGGCCTCGAAGAGTCCGATGGCCGTGCCGTAGGAGAACTGGGCCGACTGGATGCCCACGCGGTACAGGTAGGTGGCGATGACGTCGGCCGTGGAGTAGATGAGCGGGTTCTGCAACAGCAGCACCTTCTCGAATCCGACGGACATGAACGAGCCGATGTTCAGGATGAGGAGCACCATCATCGTCGGTTGAATGCCGGGCAGCGTGATGTGCCACGTCTGCTGCCACCTGTTCGCGCCGTCGATCCGCGCCGCCTCGTACAGCTGCTCGTCGATCGTCGTGAGGGCGGCGAGGTAGAGGATCGTGCCCCAGCCGACGGTCTGCCACACCTCGGAGGACACATAGATCGCGCGGAACCACTCCGGCCGCTGCATGAACGGCACCGGGTCGGCGCCCATGGCCTCGACCACCTGGTTGACCGTTCCATTGAGTGCCGTCAACTGCAGGACGAGCCCCGCGACGATGACGACCGACATGAAGTGCGGCAGGTACGAGATCGTCTGCGCGATCCGCTTGAACCGCCGTGACCGCAGCTCGTTGAGCATGAGAGCCAGGATGATCGGCAGCGGGAAGGTGATCAGCAGCGTGAGCGCTCCGAGGATCACGGTGTTCCAGAACACCGTCCAGAACTGCTGGTTCGAGATGAACGCCTCGAAGTAGTAGAACCCCACCCATTCGTCTCCGAAGATCGATCCTCCGGGGCGGAATCGACGAAAGGCGATGATGTTGCCCAGCATCGGGACGTATTTGAACACCAGCAGGAAGATCAGCGGTGCGATGAGAAACGTGTAGAGCCGCCAATCCCGGGCGAGAGCTCGACGCCACGACTGCTTGGCGCGAGGACTGCGGTCGCTTCGGAACAGACGCCGCCTCGCCGGTGCGGTCGTGATCGCCCGCGTCTCGTTGACAGGAGGCGGATCGCCCACCAGCGACAGGGGTGTTTCAAGAGACTGTGTCATGAGAACTCCACATCGTCGTGGTTCAGATGGCCGTTACGGAGCGAGCACGAGCGCTTCGCCTTGCGCGTGAAGACTGAGTTCCGCGGCCTTGAGCGCGTGGGCCTGGGTCATCGCCGTCTCGGTTCGGTCGATGCAGTCGCGGATGAGCTGCCCGAAGTAGGGGAATCCGGTCATACCGTTCGCATCGAAGCGGTACTGGCCATCCTGGTTGACGAGGATGACCTGGCCGCCGCCGTTGTCCGTGGCGACGTCGATGTACTTGCGCAGCTCGATGTACCCGCCGGTCCCCAGAAGGAGAGTGCGCCCGTCGCCGAACACACCCAGACCGTCTGGTGTGAACCAGTCGACGCGGACGTAGCCGGTCGTGCCGTTGTCGAGCACGACGTGCGCGTCGCCGAAGTCCTGCAGCCCCGGCGTGTCGGAGTGCGCATAGTTCGCGACCGTCGAGGTCGACACGCGCCCATCGGTGGCGCCGGTGTAGAAGAGCATCTGCTCGAAGTTGTGGCTGCCGATGTCGCAGAGGATGCCGCCATACTGCTCGGGGTCGTAGAACCAGTCGGGCCGTCCTCCGCCGATGCGATGCGGTCCGAAGCAGACCACCTGCAGGACGGTGCCGATCGCGCCGCGTTCGATGAGCTGGCCGGCGAGGATCGCAGCCTCCGAGTGCACGCGCTCGCCATAGTAGACCGCGTACTTGCGACCGGTGCGCGCCGTCGCCTCGCGAACGGCCGCGAGCTGGGCGAACGTGGTCAGCGGTGCCTTGTCGACGAATGCGTCCTTCCCTGCCTCGATCGCGCGCAGGCCGATCGGTGCGCGCTCCGAGGCGATGGCCGCCGTGGCGACGAGGCGCACCTCTGGATCGTCGAGCACCTCCTGCTCCGACGATGCGGGGCGGGCCGTGGGGTACCGCTGCGTGAACGACGCAACCCGGCCGGGGTTCTCGTCGTACACCCATTTCACGGTCGCTCCAGCGCCGATGAGGCCGTCGGTCATGCCGAAGATATGGCCATGGTCCAGGCCCACGGCGGCGAAGGCGAACTCGCCGGGAGCGACGGCCGGCTGCGGCAGAGGATCGAAGCTATACGGGTGGTTCATCGGGGATTCTCCTCGGAATCGGTGACGTCGTAGGCGCGGAGGCGTCCGCACATGCCGAAGCTCCGCTCGGGCGCTGTCGGTGCTTCGCGCACGCGCGCGTCGCGCAGGTGCGCGACGTCGCCGCTCGCGATCGCCTCCGTGAGCGCGAGCGACCGCTCAGCTTGGGCGAGCGGGCGTTCCCGCACGATCTGCGCCCACGCGGCGGCGCTGCGAAGGACGAGCGCGCCGGCCGCCTTGTAGAAGTGCTCAAGAGGTCCGCGATCCCCGGCGATGACGGCGTCACGCAGCGCGTCGAACCCGGTCACCGCGAGATCGCGACGGCGCGAGGCACGCTTCTCACGGCCGTCCGGCTTACCGAGGGACGCAGCCGCGGCGTACGCGTCGGGGTCTGCCACGATGTCGGCGGGGAAGGTCATCACCGCGTCGCCCGCCTCG is from Microbacterium sp. LWH3-1.2 and encodes:
- a CDS encoding RNA-binding S4 domain-containing protein — protein: MTNPASIDDVPIGGESIRLGQFLKFAGFLDSGGNVKEAIIDGYVLVNGEVDRRRGRQLQLGDVVSFEGRRVRVCP
- a CDS encoding ArsR/SmtB family transcription factor; amino-acid sequence: MPNYYAELDAVLRALADPTRRAVVERLAKSPAVVSDLLTPFSMALPSLLQHLRILEDARVVASSKQGRVRTVSLRPGALDVLHLWLGEQRTSAERQADRLGIHLARTTTQEI
- a CDS encoding dihydrofolate reductase family protein; this translates as MSRVRVDLFSSLDGYTSAPEPDADNPMGEDWGPLTAAYAATRTFRRKVFGDTSGAGTTGLDESFAAAFFEGVGAEIMGAAMFGLHAFPDDPDWKGWWGDRPPFGYPVYVLTHSAPRPSIPMAGGTTFEFRDGAIEDVLAEAQASADGLDVRVGGGVSTAREFLRAGLVDDLHVAIAPILLARGIRVWDDLRSLEATHAVQTQVAESGTIHVTFTREDTSR
- a CDS encoding SRPBCC domain-containing protein produces the protein MTIDRRLAHSGFTLTREYPVPVSSVWEAFADGEQKRRWLSDADAYEPGEWRFDFRVGGRDVDEARFHGGPHSRYEAVYTDIVEHVRIVTTYDMWLDGTHMSTSVASFEFEEITGGTRLTHVEHGVFFDEFWADGPNREEGTRGLLETLARHLDEHPSGRMLRP
- a CDS encoding extracellular solute-binding protein; protein product: MTITRKALAGFAGLAICAVALAACSNGPTDEPVATDGGATIDEAHSVGAMEDFGVGVTFEATEPVDFSIMYRDHPNYPVKDDWSIFQHLADDQNVTFSRTDIPMADFDQKKSLLIGSGEATDIISSTYAGSETQFVSGGALLPVSDYFDYLPNFMQKIEDWGLEEDLDNRRQADGKIYHLPGLREAPDVQYSVVIREDLWERAGIEGDPATWDEYLEQLEKVKEANPEIDFAMSDRWTDSQPLGSLLSVMAPNYGTAAGWGYSNTWYDNEAGDYVFTGTTDEYKDVVTYAADLVAAGVLDPEITQSDDQAVQKFVSGRSAAISGNTQALAEYRAKLADAGRGDVPIRLISVPGGPAGSNMASGRFTSGLLIGSEAADKPYFKALLQFIDWLYYSDEGLEFAQWGVEGETFSRETDGTRTLNDDIAWSSINAGAPKLLNADFGYSNGVFLLANGSSRDLVLSMMTDEVATWTEEQLDTKEQLPTAPAPLLDEIELEQTSLVQTQLSDAVQSATAAFITGQRSIEDDWDAYVSEMESLGASQLVDTFNTALERGRGKSAE
- a CDS encoding carbohydrate ABC transporter permease, whose translation is MVTESLPQKPDIAHVRREAGVIRESRGTQAFRAVNVICVLLVCAVTLYPFVNLIAKAFSSEGYIAAGEVNLIPRGFNLDTFRVVLSDQLFWTNYANTFLYTIVGTIIAMAMTTTYAYALSKPYLKGRTFFVGVAVFTMFFGGGLIPNYILIASYLGWRNSIWAIVVPGALSVFNLLVMKSFFENFPTDLEEAAAIDGLSTYGIFFRIVLPLSKAVIATMTLFYAVSLWNSWFSAFLFMDDKTQFPVTVYLRNLIAAATGTHEATGGEAVQIASNIQAVTMLLTVLPIICLYPFIQRYFVSGVMLGSVKG
- a CDS encoding ABC transporter permease, with product MTQSLETPLSLVGDPPPVNETRAITTAPARRRLFRSDRSPRAKQSWRRALARDWRLYTFLIAPLIFLLVFKYVPMLGNIIAFRRFRPGGSIFGDEWVGFYYFEAFISNQQFWTVFWNTVILGALTLLITFPLPIILALMLNELRSRRFKRIAQTISYLPHFMSVVIVAGLVLQLTALNGTVNQVVEAMGADPVPFMQRPEWFRAIYVSSEVWQTVGWGTILYLAALTTIDEQLYEAARIDGANRWQQTWHITLPGIQPTMMVLLILNIGSFMSVGFEKVLLLQNPLIYSTADVIATYLYRVGIQSAQFSYGTAIGLFEALIGLALVLGANALSRRMVGTSLW
- a CDS encoding Gfo/Idh/MocA family protein, with the protein product MNHPYSFDPLPQPAVAPGEFAFAAVGLDHGHIFGMTDGLIGAGATVKWVYDENPGRVASFTQRYPTARPASSEQEVLDDPEVRLVATAAIASERAPIGLRAIEAGKDAFVDKAPLTTFAQLAAVREATARTGRKYAVYYGERVHSEAAILAGQLIERGAIGTVLQVVCFGPHRIGGGRPDWFYDPEQYGGILCDIGSHNFEQMLFYTGATDGRVSTSTVANYAHSDTPGLQDFGDAHVVLDNGTTGYVRVDWFTPDGLGVFGDGRTLLLGTGGYIELRKYIDVATDNGGGQVILVNQDGQYRFDANGMTGFPYFGQLIRDCIDRTETAMTQAHALKAAELSLHAQGEALVLAP
- a CDS encoding cupin domain-containing protein, with translation MSASSFPGGTSLSHLDIYADAAPDGVCGGSPHMHLVSTEAYVVVEGRGALQTIDGEGFHETELHAGSVVWFTPGTIHRAVNHGGLRVIVLMSNAGLPEAGDAVMTFPADIVADPDAYAAAASLGKPDGREKRASRRRDLAVTGFDALRDAVIAGDRGPLEHFYKAAGALVLRSAAAWAQIVRERPLAQAERSLALTEAIASGDVAHLRDARVREAPTAPERSFGMCGRLRAYDVTDSEENPR